CAGGGCCACGCGGCGGGCATCGCCAGCGCCATTCACTGCGGCCCGGCCATGGCCGGACAGGGAATCGGGCATGTCGCCGCGCTCCGCCTCGGTGACGGTGGGTACGGCAAACACGAGCAGCGCCAGCAGCGATGCCAGCAGCCGGGATGTGGTTACATTGCGGAAATATATGGAGGGGCAAGGTACACGCCGAACGTTGTCGCCGCGCATGGTGATGTTTACCGTGAGTCCTTCGGATGGTGTTGTATGGCGTATCGCCACGTGTGCAGGCTTTATTGATTCGGGCGGCCCCTGTCAAGGGTGCGGAATGGTACGCAGAAATATTTTTTTAGCGCTTACATTTCAGTATGTTGCAAAGTGTGCACGATGGTGGGGTGCCCCTGCGAGGCCCCCCGTGGCGCGACCTGTGGCCGGGCCTTGCGCGATTTTGGTAAAACAGCAGCTTTTCAAGGCGATTAGCTGATGTTGGGAACTCTAGAGAATTGGCCCTGCCAAGGCCGTTTCGGGCCGTTTTTTGCCCTGGCCCGGCGTTGCGCTGGCCGAATATTCACCGGCTTGGGGTGTCCGGTCGTGTTCCCGGAACAGATCAGCGTGGTGCGGGGGCGTCCTGCTTGCGCGGCTTGCCGTCCTTTTTCCGTTTTTCGTCCCTGTCGCCCTTGGCCTTGCTTTTGGCCGAGGTGGCGTTGGTTGCCGGGAGGGGGGGCTGTTGCACCTGCAATGCTTGGGGTTCCGGCTCCGGGGGCGGCGCGGGCAGGGGGGGGCCAGCCTCGCCCAGGGTGGACAGGAAAAAGCGCACCAGGCGGGCGTTGAGGATGCGGTGGATGGTTTGACGGGTGTCCTCGTCCACCCCGCCGCACAGTTCCGGCAGGTCGCGTTGCAGGGTGGGGGGGCAGGCGGCCATGAGCGCGTAGTGGTCCGCACCGGCCAGCACGGTGAATTCCGGCGGGCGGGGCAGGGCGGCGCGCAGGGCGTCGGCGTGCAGGGGGGCGCGGTTCACCTCATCCTCATCGGCCTTCAGGATGGCCACGGGAACGGTGACCCTGGTCAGCGATGCACGGGGAAAGAGCATGCCGTAGCCGGGGGCCACCAGCGCCACGGCACGTACCCGGACGTCCGTCATCAATGCCTGGGGGGCCTGGGGGGCCTGCGAGGGTTGTGAGGTCTGGCTGGGCGGGAATGGCGTTGCGGGGGGGACGGCGGATTCCGTGGCCCCGGGGCCGGATTGCAGCGGGCGCAGGGCCTCCGGCAGGCGGGCCAGCCGTTCGGAGGCCCACTTGGTGCAGTAGGGGTCTCCGGGGGTGGTGCGTTCGCAATAGCCCGCATAGCGGCCGCCGTCGGGACGGGCGCCCGCCAGCAACAGGGCGGTGGCCCCGCCAGTGCCGAAGCCGATGACCCCGATGCGGGTGGGATCGATCATGGGGGCGGTTTCCGGGGCGCGCAACAGCCTGCTGATGGTGGTGCTGATGTGCCTGGGCCGGGCCGTGAGCTGCTCGGGCAGGAAAAGGGACGAGGTGTCGTTGCTGTTGTCGCCGGGGTGGGTGGGTGCCGCCACCACAAAGCCCGCACGGGCCAGGGCTTCTGCCGTGTCGTGGTGGGCTAGGCGCGAACCTGCGGTGCAGTGCGAGATGACCAGCAGCGGGAAGCGGCCCGGCACTTCCTTGCCGCCGCGCGCCACGTCCAGCGTCCAGTCGCCGAGGTGGATTTCGGATGGGGCGCGGACGGAAGGGTACCACACGGCCACGTCGAGCCGTTCGCCGGTTTCGGGAATCCAGATACCCATGGTGCGGAAGCCGGGCTGGTACGAGGCGGACTCGTCCGCGCGGGCGTCTTTCGCGATGGGCAGGAAGCAGCCGGATACGCCTGCCGTCAGGGTTGGGGGGATGCTTTGGGGCATGCCCACGGGCAGCAGCAGGGCGGCGGCCAGCGACGCGGCCAGCAGGGTGCGCGGCACGCTCCGGGCGGGGCCGGACGCGTGGAGACGGGTGGGGATCGGGGTACGGGGCGCGTGGCCGCGCGGCATGGGAGACCTCCGGTATGTCCACGAGCGAGATACCGCATGCGCCCCCACCCGGCAAGGCCCCATGCGATCGGACGCGATCGGGCGCGACCCTGTGCGACCCTGTGCGACCGGACGCGCGCCGCGTCAGCGCGCCCTGCCCCAGTAGGAGAGGTGCGGCGCGCACTGCAACAGCGGCTCGATGGGCACCTCCACCTCCAGTGGCGGATCTGCCGGAGTCCTGTGGCCGTCCATGGGAAAATTGCCTGGCACGCTGGAGGTACCGCCGACGGAGGCGTTCTGCCAGCAGCACGAGCCGGGCAGCACCATGAGACCCCGAGGGGTGAGCCAGAAGACGACCGGGGTTTGCGCATTGTCCGGGCTCGCGTTGCCCAAACCCCTCGCGCCCGTCGACATCATGAGCAATTGCCTGCCTTCGGCCACGGTGCCAGATGCCAGGCCAGACGCCAGGCCAGATGCCAGGCCAGACGCCAGGCCAGATGCCAGGCCAGACGCCCGGCCAGACGTGCCGGGTCGGGTCCCGGACGGGGCGGTCCCACCGTCTTCCCCAACGTGAGGGGCACCGCCGATCCGCCGCCGCAGATGGGCGATCAGCACGGCGTCGGCGCAGTCGTCGTCGCCGAACAGGTCGTCGAGTTCGATGCGCCGCCCTGCCGCCAGGTCGTAGCTAACGGCCAGCAGGTCATGCTGTACGGTGGCGTTTTCCCGGCCCCACAGGCCGGTCTGCACCTCGAAGATCACCGACACGGCGTTGGCCGATGGCCGGGAAATGCGGTGGGTGGCGCTAAGCCAGTCGCGTCGGGCCGGGGTGTAGATGTCCGCGATTGCCGGCGGGGCGCCCTGCGGCGCGGCGTTGGACGTGCCGCCATGCGATGGTGTGGCCCCGTCCGCCTCTTCTGGTCCGTTCGCCTCGGCTGGCAGGCCGGGCCGAAGAGGGCGCGGCCCTGCGGCGGACTGCGGGGGCAGGCCGTGCCCGGCCACGCGGCGGAAGGCGTCGGTAAGTTTCCAGACGATGCGCCCGATGTCTGCATCCACGGCGGGGTGGTGCAGCACGGGGTAACTGATGGAAACGTCGTAGTGTTCGCCCACCTGTTCGTACCGTGTCCCGGCTCCCGTGACCGGGGCAGGAAACGCAGGCAGGACGAAAACGGCGAAAAGCGCGGCCAGGACCGCGTGGCGGATGGGCATTCCAGCCTCTGAAGTACGCGGATGTCTACGGAAAACAAATACAGCTAGCAGGGATCGGCAGTGCGGCCAAGGCGGGAAAGCCCCCTACCTGGGTACGGCACCCCGCATGATGCGTGCTTCCTGGCCGTTTTTCCTGCGTTGCGGCCACGGTCCGCATGTGCCCGGCCAACGCGTACCGCAGCCAATGCGCAGCCCGGCCAATGCGTCCCCGATCCGCACGTACCCGTGCGTGACCGGAGCCGCTGCGCCATCCATCTGTATCGGTAGGGAAGCGGTTCTTCTTAACCCACGGGTGCATGCCGCCGCACATGTCCCGCCTTTTCGGCGCCACGTGCCGTATCCGTTCGCAAGCGCATCGCTGCCTGCATTCCCCCCATTGTTTCGGGCTGTTGCCTTTCCTTGCCCCTCTTTCCCCTCCTTTCCTGCCGGGCATTCCCGGCATTTTTCACGCTGGGCGGGCCGTGCGTTTTTTTTGCGTCATGCCCGCGCATGCTTCGTACACCGCTACGCCCCCCTTCCAACCCCCTTCCGGTCGCATCCGCCCGAAAAGCGGGGTGTACCACCGGTTCACGCGGCGCGGCCGTGGTGGTCGGGTGGTCCGGCCCCGCGAGACGTCCGCACACCGAAGCAAGGAGGCAATGCCATGGGTGGTGGCGGCAAATCGTACAAGGCCCCGGAACCCCCGGCTCCCCCCGCTCCCCCCGCCGCCGACGAGGTGGCCGAGCAGGAGGCCAAGGCCGTTGAGGACGCGCGCGAGGATGCCCGCCGCGCCGCGCTGCGTGCGCGGGGCAGGCAGGGCACCATCCTGACCGGGGCGCTGGGCGTGCCCGGCACGCCCGATACCCAGCGCAAGACGCTGCTGGGATTGTGAGGAGCCTGGCATGACCAGCCAACGACTGCGCGACGCCCGCGAGGCGGTGGACTTTCTGGAACGGCAGCGCGCGCCGTGGGAAGAGGCGTGGCGCGACATCGCCGCCTACGTCCTGCCCCGGCGCGGGCGCATGCACGGGCGCGACCCGCTGGGCGCTCCCGCTTCCGGCGCCGGGGCTGGCTCGTCCGGCGTGACGGGCGGCTCCACCGGCTCGGCCGACACGCGCGGCGGGCGGGTCATCGACGCCACGGCCACCCGCGCCGTGCGCATTCTGGCGGCGGGCATGCAGGGGGGGCTTACCTCGCCCGCGCGGCCCTGGTTCCGCCTGCGGCTGGCCGACGGGGCCGACGCGGAATCCGGCCCGGCCCGCCGTTGGCTGGATGCGGTGGAACAGCGGCTGTACTGGGCGCTGGCCCGCAGCAACTTCTACCAGGCATCGCATGCGCTCTATACGGAATTGGCCGCCTTCGGTTCCGCCGACCTGTACCATGAGGTGGACCCGGAACGGCTGACCCGCTTCGCCGCGCTGACCTGCGGCGAATTCGCCTGGGCCTGCGATGCGGCGGGCCGCGTGGACACCGTGGCGCGGCGCATGCTGATGACCGCCCGCCAACTGGCGGAACGCTACGGCGAGGCGCGGCTGTCCAGCGGCACGCGGCGCATGCTGCGCAAGGAACCCAACCGCCACGTGGAGGTGGTGCATCTGGTGCGGCCCCGCGCCGTGCGCACCCCCGGCCATGACGGCAACCTGCACATGCCCTTCGAGTCGCTGGTGTTCGAGGCGGACGGTGCCGCCGGAGACCTGCTGCACGAGGGCGGCTTCGAGGAATTCCCGCATCTGGCCGCGCGCTGGGACGTTACCGGCAGCGACGTGTACGGGCGCTCGCCCGGCATGGACGTGCTGCCCGACGTCAAGATGTTGCAGGAAATGGCCCGCAGCCAACTGTTGGCCATCCACAAGGTGGTCAACCCGCCCATGCGCGTGCCCACCGGCTTCAAGCAGCGCCTCAACCTGATTCCCGGCGCGCAGAACTACGTGGCGCCGGGCCAGCCCGAGGCGGTGGCCCCGCTTTACCAGATCAACCCGGACATCGCGGCGGTGACGCGCAAGATCGACGACGTGCGCAAGGCCGTGCGCGAGGGGTTCTTCAACGACCTGTTCCTGATGTTCACGGCGGATGGCCGCTCCAACGTCACGGCGGCGGAGGTGGCCGAACGCGGGCAGGAAAAGCTGCTCATGCTCGGCCCGGTCATCGAGCGGCACCAGACGGAACTGCTCGATCCGCTGCTGACGCGCACCTACGGCATCCTGCGCCGGGCCGGGGCGTTGCCGCCCAACCCGCCGGAGCTGGAAGGGCTGGAGATGCGCGTGGAATACGTCTCGGCGCTGGCCCAGGCCCAGCGGATGGGGGCGGCGCAGTCCATCCGCCAGTTCGCGGCGGAGGTCACGGCCCTGTCGGCCACCGCGCCCGGCGTGCTGGACAAGATCGACTTCGAGCAGGCCGTGGACGAGTTGGCCGCCATCGGCGGGGTGCCCGCGCGGGTGGTGCGCTCCGATGCCGAGGTGCTGCGGCTGCGCGCGGAACGCGAGGCCGTGCAGGCGGCGCAGGGGGCTGCCGTGGCGCGCGGTGCGGCGGGTGCCGCCAGTGCACTGGCAAGGGTGCTGGGCGTGGACGGAGGGGACGGCGCGTCGAGCGGGGGCGTCGGCAGTGGCGGGAGCGGGGCGTCAACTGGGGGTGTCGGTGCCGCCGCATCGGTCACGCCTTCTGCGCCCTCCCGGCCTTCTGTCCCGCCTGTCCCGGCGGGCCGGGGCACGGAGGCGCTCGCATGAGCCGCCATTCCTCCCCCATTCCTTCCCGTACGGCGGACGGCGGGCGTCACCCTGATTCCGTGCAGCGGGCCGCCTCTGCGCCGCAGGCCGACCCCATTCCGCAGCCCGACATGATCCTGGCCGACCTGCTGGCCCGCACCGCCATGGCGGATGCCGAAGGCCCCGGTGTCCTCAATGGCCCCGATGGAGCGGACGGCCTGCTGACCGACCTGCTGGGGCCGGAGGTGGAAGAGGCCCGCCGTGCCCGGCGCGAGGAAACCACCCGTCTTGCCGCCTATCTCGACGACCTTGCGGCGGTGCTGCGCACGCAGGGCGGGGTCGGGGTGCGCGTGCTGCGCCACTGGCTGGATGCCGCCTGCGCCAACGACCGCCTGTCCCGGCCAGAGCCCGCCATCCACGGGGCAGCGGCCCTGTACGACTATGCCCGCGACCGCACGGCGGAAATCGCCATGGCCGACCCGGCCAGCCTGCTGCGCATCCAGTTGGAAGGGGCGCGGCGCTGGGCCGGGGAACAACTGAACACCGGCGGGCGGCGGGACTGATTCCGCCCGCGCCGCATCGGTACGCGTTCAACGGGCGCATCTTCAACAGACGCGCTTTCACCACGCACGCCTGCAACCCAGCAACGGAGAACACCATGGAACAGACACTGGCCCCGGCACCATCACCCATCATGGCGGGCGGCGCATCCGGCGCATCGGGCGCATCCGGCCCATCTGGCATGTCCGGCCCTTCCGCCCCGGCGAACCCGGCTACCGCATCGGTGGCCCCCGCCATTCCCGCCGATTCCGGCACCGTCCCCGGCCTGCCCGGCCTGCCCGGCGTGCCCGGCCCGTCCGATTCCCCCGATTCGCCTGCTGCGCCCGGCAGCC
This DNA window, taken from Nitratidesulfovibrio sp., encodes the following:
- a CDS encoding dienelactone hydrolase family protein, producing MPRGHAPRTPIPTRLHASGPARSVPRTLLAASLAAALLLPVGMPQSIPPTLTAGVSGCFLPIAKDARADESASYQPGFRTMGIWIPETGERLDVAVWYPSVRAPSEIHLGDWTLDVARGGKEVPGRFPLLVISHCTAGSRLAHHDTAEALARAGFVVAAPTHPGDNSNDTSSLFLPEQLTARPRHISTTISRLLRAPETAPMIDPTRIGVIGFGTGGATALLLAGARPDGGRYAGYCERTTPGDPYCTKWASERLARLPEALRPLQSGPGATESAVPPATPFPPSQTSQPSQAPQAPQALMTDVRVRAVALVAPGYGMLFPRASLTRVTVPVAILKADEDEVNRAPLHADALRAALPRPPEFTVLAGADHYALMAACPPTLQRDLPELCGGVDEDTRQTIHRILNARLVRFFLSTLGEAGPPLPAPPPEPEPQALQVQQPPLPATNATSAKSKAKGDRDEKRKKDGKPRKQDAPAPR
- a CDS encoding portal protein translates to MTSQRLRDAREAVDFLERQRAPWEEAWRDIAAYVLPRRGRMHGRDPLGAPASGAGAGSSGVTGGSTGSADTRGGRVIDATATRAVRILAAGMQGGLTSPARPWFRLRLADGADAESGPARRWLDAVEQRLYWALARSNFYQASHALYTELAAFGSADLYHEVDPERLTRFAALTCGEFAWACDAAGRVDTVARRMLMTARQLAERYGEARLSSGTRRMLRKEPNRHVEVVHLVRPRAVRTPGHDGNLHMPFESLVFEADGAAGDLLHEGGFEEFPHLAARWDVTGSDVYGRSPGMDVLPDVKMLQEMARSQLLAIHKVVNPPMRVPTGFKQRLNLIPGAQNYVAPGQPEAVAPLYQINPDIAAVTRKIDDVRKAVREGFFNDLFLMFTADGRSNVTAAEVAERGQEKLLMLGPVIERHQTELLDPLLTRTYGILRRAGALPPNPPELEGLEMRVEYVSALAQAQRMGAAQSIRQFAAEVTALSATAPGVLDKIDFEQAVDELAAIGGVPARVVRSDAEVLRLRAEREAVQAAQGAAVARGAAGAASALARVLGVDGGDGASSGGVGSGGSGASTGGVGAAASVTPSAPSRPSVPPVPAGRGTEALA